The genomic interval GCAGCGAAATCGTCCCCTATGCCGAAGGCGAGGGCAGCGGCGCCGCGTTCGAGGTGCTGCGCCGCCAGGTGATGATCAGCGGCGAACAGCTGATCAACGCGCAGCAAAGCTATGACCCGCAGTCGGGCCAGCCGGTCGTTTCGATCCGCTTCGATTCGGGCGGGTCGAGCACCTTTGCCAAGGTGACCGCGCAGAATGTCGGCAAGAGATTCGCGATGGTGCTCGACGGCAAGGTGCTGTCGGCGCCGTCGATCAACGAACCGATCCTGGGCGGGAGTGCGCAGATTTCGGGCAGCTTCAGCGTCGCGAGCGCCAATGCTCTCGCCATCTCGCTGCGCTCGGGCGCGCTACCGGTGAAGATGACGGTGGTCGAGGAACGCACGGTGACCCCCGAACTCGGCGCCGATTCTATCCGAAAGGGCGCGATCGCGGGCATCGTCGCCACCGTGTCGGTGCTCGTGCTGATGCTGGTCGTTTATGGCCGGTTCGGCGTTTATGCCTGTATCGCGCTGATCTTCAACGTCTTCCTGATCATCGCGATCATGGCGGCGTTCAACGCGACGCTGACGCTGCCGGGCATCGCGGGCTTTGTGCTGACCATCGGTGCCGCGGTCGACGCGAACGTGCTGATGGCCATCGACTCGAACGTGCTCATCAACGAGCGCATCCGCGAGGAACTGAAACGCGGGCGGCGCGTCTTTCAGGCTGTCGAACTCGGCTATACCGAAGCCAGCCGCGCGATTTTCGACGCGAACGTCACCAACGTCATCGCGGCCCTGCTGATGTTCTGGTTCGGCTCGGGCCCGATCAAGGGCTTTGCCGTCGTGCTGACCATCGGCATCGTCACCAGCGTCTTCACCGCCGTGACCGTCACGCGCATGTTCGTCGCCCATTGGCTGCGGACCAAGCGCCCGACGGCGATCAATATCTAAGGAGGGAGCGAAAGATGCGCCTGCTCAAACTCGTCC from uncultured Sphingopyxis sp. carries:
- the secD gene encoding protein translocase subunit SecD; its protein translation is MLDFPRWKTVGISIILLLGILFSIPSFLPEKTRESLPSVLQAKVNLGLDLAGGSHLLLEADIADLRKTQLTNMEKTVRTAMRGESGADDDIAIGELSNAGGKISFLVRDQAQLDEARERLFSETRGAGLTGQRDWSITVIDSQRIVLTPTSAGQAQAVANAMDTARDIIDKRVNALGTREPTIIREGNDRVVVQVPGLQDPAALKELIGKTARLEFRMVDTNADPAEAAAGRVPVGSEIVPYAEGEGSGAAFEVLRRQVMISGEQLINAQQSYDPQSGQPVVSIRFDSGGSSTFAKVTAQNVGKRFAMVLDGKVLSAPSINEPILGGSAQISGSFSVASANALAISLRSGALPVKMTVVEERTVTPELGADSIRKGAIAGIVATVSVLVLMLVVYGRFGVYACIALIFNVFLIIAIMAAFNATLTLPGIAGFVLTIGAAVDANVLMAIDSNVLINERIREELKRGRRVFQAVELGYTEASRAIFDANVTNVIAALLMFWFGSGPIKGFAVVLTIGIVTSVFTAVTVTRMFVAHWLRTKRPTAINI